The window ATGGACCAGGTAGGTTTCTTCTTGTTGCTCCAAAATATTCAGCTAAACTCAAAGGTGTAATTTTAGAGAAAAGAAGACAGGTCTCGTGCAACGTTAGGAATAGATAGACAAAACCACACTATTGTCAAATACAAAGAATATCCCTCAAAAGAGTATGTAGTTGTACTCATTAACATCATAAAAATGAAGAACATGGACACTCAGACTATTAGCTAATCAGAAGAAAGAAGTTAGCTAGAGTTAATTATTCTTAAGCTCATCTCATGCTATAtaatttttttgtaaaatatgctcATGTTAACAATTCCTACCAACAGAAGTGACCATGACAATTCAGATTTAGATTATCTATATCCAAATTTGACATGAAAATGTGAAATGAACTTAGCTTATTATAAAATCCTAGTGCAAATGGACTTGATACTCACAAAAGGTTTCTCTCCAAGTGATAAACCGAACAATTGTTTCATAGAATTTAAAGCAAGTCATTGTTACTGATTTACAATTATCAGAATATCAGCATAGATAACAATATTTAATGACATAAATATAACTAGCTTTAAGCTTCCAATTGTATGTATTGAGCTATATATTTAACATTTTAATTTGTTCATTCTAGTTCAAGTTGTCTTCAAATTGCAACTGTTATATAGCTCATTGTATAAAAAACCCGACACCGCAGCTATGCACTAGCAGTCTGGCACTCCATATACAGCTCTTGCATATGTGAATATGTAGGGAAAAATGACATTTAGTTCAATTGTTATACCAAGTACTTGGCAATCTTGGTATTAATTGTTGTATTGCATGGACATTCCTACAATAAAGTGGTAGAGACAGTTGGCTAGACTTGAACGACATAGTCCAACAATAGTAAACTAGTAATGATAATGTGAGAATATTAGAAACAACATCGCTACATATTTTTTGACAAACTCAGTCTATCAAAGAGACCACAGTACAGTAGAACATTGACAACCCATCGTCTCAGTTCAGAAAAAAGAACCGGTGACATAAATTAGCTAAATACCACTTGCAGGTATTTTCCAGCTCAGAACTATTACATAAAACACCAGCACGCACTTGACACGAAACGCTGCAAAGGTGCAGAACAATATTGCTATATGTTGAATAGAtcattgagcaacaaatgaaataaTTGATACGAGCCAACATAAAATTGTTGGATTAATACGGAAGGATGTGAACAGCATTTCGTCAACCACTCATCGAAAACCGACTTGTTTCTGTTATAGGCACAGTGTAAGGGATGCTATTACCTGCAGTGTAGACACTTTCGAATGGATGATAGTGAGACAAGTAGTTGGTTTTGGAAAGTTTCTTGAACTGCAATGACTTAAGCTGGACCATGAAGACGCCGACTTTTGTCAACAGGAAGAACGCAATATTGTCCTCGGCAAACCCTATTATCAGTTGGGGCCCTCCATCATCTGGTTTGAGGGAAAGTAGCTTGTCCAATTCAATGGTTGTTCTCAGCACCCATGAAACAACACCATCACAATTTTTCTCCATATTCCATAATTGGGCATTGAAGTCCCATGAGGAAATGAGGAAAGAAAGGACACCACCCTCCACTCGCATAAATGAGAAATGGCAAGCATTAGTGGCGTACAAGTCCACTGGCATATGTATCAAAGTTAAGCTCTGCTTATCCAAATCAAACTCAAGTATGCGTGGACTCTCACCAATAAGAACCCAATAAAGGCAATTCCCAACCAGGACACAAGCCATGCCCGTATAAGCCGACCGAGCCTCGTATGGAAGCAGTGTCGAGAGCAGATTGCCCCATATGCCCGTCTCCGAGGAGTAAATGCAGGCGATTGCTCGTGGATGTTGTTCTTTGTATGTGCCTATCAATACCACTTGGAAGTGGTGGGCGTCCCCGTCAGCCCGGAGCACCGCCCCGGTTGTCCGTCTCCCCGTCACCACACAAAAGCTCGGAGGAACGGCTATGCGGTGCTGGTCGCCGCTGATGGGGTCCCACACCAGGACCTGGTTGTGCTTCAGGAGGAAGATGAGGACGAGGCCATGGCGGCAGTTGAGGAGGCTGAAGCCGCCGACGTCGTCGCACTGCAAGGAGAATCGCCCGACGGGGACACGATTGGGGGGGTCGAGAGCTGGTACGAAGGATATAGATAACGCCTTCTCAACGAAGGAACCGAGGATGGGAGGgctgcggcggtggtggcggcggaagCGGTGGAGGAATCGGGGGCCAGAGACGAGGCCTCGCCAGCGTTAGCAGACGAGGGAGGCGCGCGGGAGGGAGGAGGGCTGaggggggaggcggaggaggatctcggagagcAAGTCATCGTCGTCCAGCGGCAGCACCGCCGGAGAGTGGGGGTGGCGGCGGAGGCTGGCCGTCATCTCGACCTCACGGAACGGATGTGGTGGGGGTGGAGCGGAGCAAACGGCAGTGCAAGTCGAAGAGGTCGGGGGCCCAATACTGGTCTAGTCTGGACTTCAAAGCCCACGATGTGCGCTGAGAAATTAATCACTTTTACTATTTTTCAGACGTCTGTTTTTAAATTTGCTTCAGGTCGTTTTTCTGTCCGTCCGACCCGTTACAAATCTCTGTGCTTCGCTTGTCCTCAACCGCGCGTAACGGATAGTCATCCGTCGCGTGTTTCATTGGGTTTTTCGACCCGTCATGGTCTTGTTTTTGAAACTTTCTTATTCAGGCGGTGGGCAGCTGCTTCTGTCTAGCTGACTGAGGAGGGGATTGGATGGGCTTGGCCGAGGCGAGCGGAGACGCCGCAGGGAGGGCTCCTTGCCGGTGATTAGCGGCATGGCCGGCCAACCGGAGGTGGCGCGCAGCGAGCCTTCACTGGGACGACTGTAGGTAGGAGAGATGTCGGGCTGGAGAGGAGCTCGCACTAGTGAAAAAAGGGCTAGAAACAACTTTAGTTGGTGACGCCTCATTTTCAAACAACGCCAGCACTACTTTTCTTAAAATAGTAGTGGCGTTGGCATATTTGGTACGTCGGCTTTACATGGTTAGTGCTGCCATTGCTTTTTTTTAACACCTCACAAATATTTTGGCCCATCTATACTCACCGTTTGCAAGATAGTGGTCGCGTCGGATTAATAAGCATGCCGTAATTAATTATCTATTGTTGGCGTGCTAACTTAAGTATTTAATGATTATCCTAGTCAAAAAATAAATGAACAGTTATATTATATTTTTGTCTTTATTATTAGTAGTATTTTTATCATTTTCGGTCTTTTATTTTAGTTGGTGGCGAGTTGTTTGATGCCCGTCACCATTATattatttttatattatatttttatctatttatttttcatacatggtgaacatttttaTATTATATTTTTAGTTATTTATATAATATATTTTgtgatatttttatattatatttgaGTTATTTATACTAAATATTGTAGTTACTTTTATTAAAGTAAGAAAATTTTAATTGGAAAGGGTGACATTTTTACAATATATTTTGTGATAATTTTATCAAGTAAAACGGAGGGCAACGACGCACATACTTATTGGGCCTAGCTCATGAGTGCGTCGTAGCACTGTATTAAAAACGAAGGGCCAACGGACCTCTCGccccaactctctctctctcccatcaatGAACCCGACGCTCGATCCCCTTTTT is drawn from Triticum dicoccoides isolate Atlit2015 ecotype Zavitan chromosome 6B, WEW_v2.0, whole genome shotgun sequence and contains these coding sequences:
- the LOC119321993 gene encoding uncharacterized protein LOC119321993 translates to MACVLVGNCLYWVLIGESPRILEFDLDKQSLTLIHMPVDLYATNACHFSFMRVEGGVLSFLISSWDFNAQLWNMEKNCDGVVSWVLRTTIELDKLLSLKPDDGGPQLIIGFAEDNIAFFLLTKVGVFMVQLKSLQFKKLSKTNYLSHYHPFESVYTADISGERDGAELLHNMQDNCLVRHA